One region of Qipengyuania sp. SS22 genomic DNA includes:
- a CDS encoding 3-hydroxyacyl-CoA dehydrogenase NAD-binding domain-containing protein, producing MTSPIRTERHDNVLVVISDNPPVNALGQAVRAGLKDAIEEALADDAVEAVVIRCDGQTFFAGADITEFGKPPVGPNLPETLDAMEASDKPVVAAIHGTALGGGCEVALACHYRVAVPSAKLGLPEVKLGLIPGAAGTQRLPRLVGAEAALPLVVGGNPIPAKKAEAIGLVDALVGADSLEADAIAFAKSKVGQPVPRTSQGKANEDGVRDPDLFDRFRASQARKIRGFDAPNAAIAAVKAAGELSYEDGVKKERELFTELMSGTQSAAMRHYFFAERAANKIDDVPKDTPLIPIKKVGVIGAGTMGGGITMNFLSAGIPVTILEMAQDALDRGTGVMRKNYENTAKKGRMTGEQVEQAMGLLTPTLSYDDLADCDLVIEAVFENMDVKKEVFAKLDSVVKEGAILASNTSYLDVDEIATATRRPGYVVGLHFFSPANIMKLLEVVRGKETRHDVLATVMKLAKKIGKVAAVSGVCPGFIGNRMLSKRQEQANELIMEGANYWDVDDVLLDFGFPMGPFQMGDLAGIDIGWHRDPSKVTTIREALCAAGRFGQKNGKGFYDYDEARNRTPSDEVKQIIADFAAREGKEQREISKDEIRERLLYPMVNEGAKILEEGMAQRASDIDVVWINGYGWPLYTGGPMFWAQTIGLDTVVAGLERYDLPVSAHLQSAAGGSGKFA from the coding sequence ATGACCTCCCCCATCCGCACCGAACGCCACGACAATGTCCTAGTGGTCATTTCCGACAATCCGCCGGTCAACGCACTGGGCCAGGCAGTTCGCGCCGGGCTCAAGGACGCGATCGAGGAAGCGCTGGCGGACGACGCCGTCGAGGCTGTGGTTATCCGCTGCGACGGGCAGACCTTCTTTGCCGGCGCCGATATTACCGAATTCGGCAAGCCGCCAGTCGGACCCAATCTGCCCGAAACGCTCGACGCGATGGAAGCCAGCGACAAGCCGGTGGTTGCGGCGATCCACGGCACTGCGCTGGGCGGCGGCTGCGAAGTCGCTCTGGCCTGTCACTACCGCGTCGCCGTGCCCAGTGCGAAGCTCGGCCTGCCCGAGGTCAAGCTGGGCCTGATCCCCGGCGCGGCGGGCACCCAGCGCCTGCCCCGGCTGGTCGGCGCCGAAGCGGCGCTGCCATTGGTGGTGGGCGGCAATCCGATCCCGGCCAAGAAGGCCGAAGCCATCGGTCTGGTGGATGCGCTGGTCGGTGCCGACAGCCTCGAAGCCGATGCGATTGCCTTCGCCAAGTCGAAGGTCGGCCAGCCGGTCCCGCGCACCTCGCAAGGCAAGGCCAATGAAGACGGCGTGCGCGACCCCGACCTGTTCGACCGTTTCCGCGCCTCGCAGGCCCGCAAGATCCGCGGCTTCGACGCCCCCAATGCGGCAATCGCCGCGGTCAAGGCGGCGGGCGAGCTGTCCTATGAGGATGGCGTGAAAAAAGAGCGCGAGCTGTTCACAGAGCTGATGAGCGGCACGCAGAGCGCCGCCATGCGCCATTACTTCTTCGCCGAACGCGCCGCGAACAAGATCGACGACGTGCCCAAGGATACCCCGCTGATCCCGATCAAAAAGGTCGGCGTGATCGGTGCGGGCACGATGGGCGGCGGGATCACGATGAATTTCCTGTCCGCGGGCATCCCGGTAACCATATTGGAGATGGCTCAGGACGCGCTCGACCGCGGTACCGGCGTGATGCGCAAGAATTACGAAAACACCGCCAAGAAGGGCCGCATGACCGGCGAACAGGTCGAACAGGCGATGGGCCTGCTGACGCCGACGCTGTCCTATGACGACCTGGCCGATTGCGACCTCGTGATCGAAGCGGTGTTCGAGAACATGGACGTCAAGAAAGAGGTCTTCGCCAAGCTCGACAGCGTGGTGAAGGAGGGCGCGATCCTAGCTTCGAATACCAGCTATCTCGATGTCGACGAGATCGCCACTGCGACCCGGCGACCAGGCTATGTCGTCGGCCTGCATTTCTTCTCGCCCGCGAACATCATGAAGCTGCTCGAAGTCGTGCGCGGCAAGGAAACCCGGCACGATGTGCTCGCTACGGTGATGAAGCTGGCCAAGAAGATCGGCAAGGTGGCAGCCGTGTCGGGCGTGTGCCCGGGCTTCATCGGCAACCGCATGCTGTCGAAACGGCAGGAACAGGCCAATGAGTTGATCATGGAAGGCGCCAATTACTGGGACGTCGACGACGTCCTGCTCGATTTCGGCTTTCCCATGGGACCTTTCCAGATGGGCGATCTCGCGGGGATTGACATCGGCTGGCACCGCGACCCGAGCAAGGTCACTACGATCCGCGAGGCGCTGTGCGCGGCGGGCCGTTTCGGCCAGAAGAACGGCAAGGGTTTTTACGATTACGACGAGGCGCGCAACCGCACCCCGTCGGACGAGGTCAAGCAGATCATCGCCGATTTCGCAGCGCGCGAGGGCAAGGAACAGCGCGAGATCTCGAAGGACGAAATTCGCGAACGGCTGCTCTATCCGATGGTCAACGAGGGCGCGAAAATCCTCGAAGAAGGCATGGCCCAGCGCGCCAGCGATATCGATGTCGTATGGATCAACGGCTATGGCTGGCCACTCTATACCGGCGGACCGATGTTCTGGGCGCAGACGATCGGCCTGGACACGGTGGTGGCGGGGCTGGAGCGCTATGACCTGCCGGTCAGCGCCCATCTGCAGTCGGCCGCGGGAGGCAGCGGAAAGTTCGCCTGA